A DNA window from Streptobacillus canis contains the following coding sequences:
- a CDS encoding leucyl aminopeptidase — translation MKYNVGLENVKNGLEAVLVYENEKVENAVFNKMNELGLFSGKEGEVVIYRDLEDKEKVALVGLGKKENISIEKVRRIFYKLAKEMQAKKEEEIKVYIPKLNDLCTRRTYAAALEGMTHAEYVFDRYKSEKVNNKEITVNFFIDPEKQERVSAYIAKMANTMEGVFFTRDLVNMPSQDLYPETLAKFAKEKLETVGVKVTVLEEEEIEKIGMKAFLSVARGSANRPRFIVMEYLNDSDSSEKLALVGKGVTYDTGGYSIKPSEGMKTMFCDMGGAGTVIGTMYALAKNNIKTNVYGVVAACENSISGNAYKPGDVIGSLAGKSIEVDNTDAEGRLTLADAVYYSSTVLKVDKIIDLATLTGACLVALNEFYTGSVTNNQELFNEVLEASKKAGEPIWQLPTSDEFRALNNSRVADIKNSGGRLGGTISAGLFIEAFVNKTPWVHLDIAGTAYLSKAYGYLPLGATGVHVKTLVEMLDKPCGCQLR, via the coding sequence ATGAAATACAATGTAGGATTAGAAAATGTAAAAAATGGATTAGAAGCAGTACTAGTTTATGAAAATGAAAAAGTAGAAAATGCTGTTTTTAACAAAATGAATGAATTAGGACTTTTCTCAGGAAAAGAAGGAGAAGTTGTAATTTATAGAGACTTAGAAGATAAAGAAAAAGTTGCATTAGTAGGACTTGGAAAAAAAGAAAATATCTCTATAGAAAAAGTAAGAAGAATTTTTTATAAATTAGCAAAAGAAATGCAAGCTAAAAAAGAAGAAGAAATAAAGGTATATATTCCAAAATTAAATGATTTATGTACTAGAAGAACTTATGCTGCAGCTTTAGAAGGAATGACTCATGCAGAATATGTATTTGATAGATATAAATCAGAAAAAGTAAATAATAAAGAAATTACAGTAAACTTCTTTATAGATCCTGAAAAACAAGAAAGAGTAAGTGCATATATAGCTAAAATGGCTAATACTATGGAAGGTGTATTCTTTACTAGAGATTTAGTAAATATGCCATCTCAAGACCTATATCCTGAAACTTTAGCTAAATTTGCTAAAGAAAAATTAGAAACAGTAGGAGTTAAAGTTACTGTACTTGAAGAAGAAGAAATAGAAAAAATAGGAATGAAAGCATTCTTATCAGTTGCTAGAGGATCTGCAAATAGACCTAGATTTATAGTAATGGAATACTTAAATGATAGTGATAGTTCAGAAAAATTAGCTTTAGTTGGTAAAGGTGTTACATATGATACAGGAGGATACTCTATCAAACCAAGCGAAGGTATGAAAACTATGTTCTGTGACATGGGTGGAGCAGGAACTGTAATAGGAACTATGTATGCTTTAGCTAAAAACAACATTAAAACTAATGTTTATGGAGTTGTAGCAGCTTGTGAAAACTCTATAAGCGGAAATGCATATAAACCAGGAGATGTAATAGGATCTCTTGCTGGAAAATCAATAGAAGTAGATAACACAGATGCAGAAGGAAGATTAACTCTTGCTGATGCAGTTTACTACTCTTCAACTGTATTAAAAGTAGATAAAATAATAGATCTTGCTACACTTACTGGAGCATGTCTTGTAGCATTAAATGAATTCTATACAGGAAGTGTTACTAATAATCAAGAACTATTTAATGAAGTATTAGAAGCATCTAAAAAAGCTGGAGAACCAATATGGCAATTACCAACTTCAGATGAATTTAGAGCATTAAATAATTCAAGAGTTGCAGATATTAAAAACTCTGGTGGAAGATTAGGTGGAACTATCTCTGCAGGGTTATTCATAGAAGCATTCGTAAATAAAACTCCTTGGGTACATTTAGATATAGCAGGAACTGCATATCTTTCTAAAGCATACGGGTATTTACCATTAGGAGCAACAGGAGTTCATGTTAAAACTTTAGTTGAAATGTTAGATAAACCTTGTGGTTGTCAATTAAGATAA
- a CDS encoding ACT domain-containing protein: MNKTIITVVGLDKIGIIAKICNVLAEVDVNILDISQSILDGYFNMIMIVDVTKASVTHSKLQERLDVIGKELGIQINAQKEEIFQSMHRV, encoded by the coding sequence ATGAACAAAACGATTATTACTGTTGTAGGACTTGATAAAATAGGGATTATTGCTAAAATTTGTAATGTTTTAGCAGAAGTAGATGTTAATATTTTAGATATATCTCAATCTATACTTGATGGATATTTTAATATGATAATGATAGTTGATGTAACTAAAGCTAGCGTAACACATAGCAAATTACAAGAAAGGCTAGATGTAATAGGAAAAGAATTAGGTATACAAATTAATGCTCAAAAAGAAGAAATTTTCCAATCTATGCATAGGGTGTAA
- a CDS encoding PFL family protein, which yields MNIFEINETNKMIQKENLDVRTITLGISLLDCVSDDLDVFCEKISNKIYGLAKDLVKTGEDISKEFGIPIVNKRVSITPISLVAAGCTKTIDDYVKIAKTLDAVAEKIGIDFLGGYSALVSKGMTPNEELFIRSIPKALKETRFVCSSINLGSSKIGLNMDAVKLVGEIIKETAEITPNSFGCAKFVVFCNAPDDNPFMAGAFHGVSEMDATVHVGVSGPGVVASAVKEAKGESFDELCEIIKKISFKITRVGQLVANEASRRLNIPFGIIDLSLAPTPAIGDSIGEVLEFMGLERVGAPGTTCALALLNDSIKKGGVMASSHVGGLSGAFIPVSEDANMIDAAKMGALSLEKLEAMTCVCSVGLDMVAVPGSTTAATLSGIIADEMAIGMINQKTTAVRIIPVTNMEEGDMVEFGGLLGRAPIMRVNPYNCEEFINRGGRIPAPIHSFKN from the coding sequence ATGAATATATTTGAGATTAATGAAACTAATAAGATGATACAAAAAGAAAATCTAGATGTAAGAACTATTACATTAGGTATTAGTTTACTAGATTGTGTAAGTGATGATTTAGATGTATTTTGTGAAAAAATAAGTAACAAAATATATGGACTTGCAAAAGATTTAGTTAAAACAGGGGAAGATATAAGTAAAGAATTTGGTATACCTATAGTAAATAAAAGAGTATCTATTACTCCAATATCTTTAGTTGCTGCAGGATGTACTAAAACTATAGATGACTATGTTAAAATAGCAAAAACTTTAGATGCAGTTGCAGAAAAAATAGGAATAGACTTCTTAGGAGGATATTCAGCACTAGTATCTAAAGGTATGACACCTAATGAAGAACTATTTATTAGATCTATACCAAAAGCTTTAAAAGAAACAAGATTTGTATGTTCATCTATTAATTTAGGAAGTTCAAAAATAGGATTAAATATGGATGCAGTTAAACTTGTTGGAGAAATAATTAAAGAAACTGCAGAAATTACACCAAATTCTTTTGGTTGTGCTAAATTTGTAGTATTTTGTAATGCTCCAGATGATAATCCATTTATGGCAGGAGCCTTCCACGGAGTTAGTGAAATGGACGCTACAGTACATGTGGGAGTAAGTGGTCCAGGGGTAGTTGCAAGTGCTGTAAAAGAAGCTAAAGGTGAGAGTTTTGATGAACTTTGCGAAATAATTAAGAAAATATCATTTAAAATTACAAGAGTAGGTCAACTTGTTGCAAATGAAGCATCTCGTAGATTAAATATACCTTTTGGTATTATAGATCTATCACTTGCACCAACTCCAGCTATAGGAGATTCTATAGGAGAAGTATTAGAATTTATGGGTCTTGAAAGAGTAGGAGCACCAGGAACAACTTGTGCTTTAGCGCTTTTAAATGATTCTATTAAAAAAGGTGGAGTAATGGCAAGTTCTCATGTTGGAGGATTAAGTGGAGCATTTATTCCAGTAAGTGAAGATGCCAATATGATAGATGCAGCTAAAATGGGTGCATTAAGTCTAGAAAAATTAGAAGCTATGACTTGCGTATGTTCAGTAGGACTAGATATGGTTGCAGTACCAGGATCTACAACTGCTGCTACACTTTCAGGTATAATAGCAGATGAAATGGCTATAGGTATGATAAATCAAAAAACTACTGCAGTTAGAATAATACCTGTAACAAATATGGAAGAAGGAGATATGGTAGAATTTGGTGGATTATTAGGAAGAGCACCAATAATGAGAGTAAATCCATATAACTGTGAAGAATTCATAAATAGAGGCGGAAGAATACCAGCCCCTATACATAGTTTCAAAAACTAA
- a CDS encoding HAMP domain-containing sensor histidine kinase: MKTKFRNLPITLKVNLWYSTFILLLMVSSVTLALILSSTLGMSVSQRQLKNAVNEVAKSPEKFESFDSGIFYINYDHSGEILAGKYPLGFNLKLKLEEDKVRVYEKKDYQFYYYDSKIKNSNYWIRGVYPINHLAKDRDRMLSIILVFAPIFLSLVILGGNKILKRGFMPVKVISDTALDITESQDFSKRIELEEGSDEIHKMADTFNTMLESLESSYLREKQFNSNVSHELKTPISVILAESSYSLEHADNIEEAKESFEVIKRQSKKMSELITQIMMLSKIENTTTLELMDINLSYLIDNMLADNLIIFEDKGIKLSKNIQKNIIISGDKIMLERMIDNLISNALKFTRNTIGVSLTSKNGKVYFEVNDNGEGIEEKNLVNIFNRFYQINESRNKSKNQGSGLGLSLVQEIVKLHNGEISVESNPNVATKFTVIFKK; the protein is encoded by the coding sequence ATGAAAACTAAATTTAGAAATCTTCCTATCACTTTAAAAGTTAATCTTTGGTATAGTACTTTTATACTTTTACTTATGGTTTCAAGTGTTACTCTAGCCTTAATACTTTCATCAACATTAGGTATGAGTGTTTCTCAAAGACAATTAAAGAATGCTGTTAATGAAGTTGCAAAATCTCCTGAAAAATTTGAAAGTTTTGATTCAGGTATTTTCTATATCAACTATGATCATTCGGGAGAAATACTTGCAGGTAAATATCCATTAGGATTTAATCTTAAGTTAAAGTTAGAAGAAGATAAAGTTAGAGTATACGAAAAGAAAGATTATCAATTTTATTATTACGATAGTAAGATAAAAAATAGTAATTATTGGATAAGAGGAGTTTACCCTATAAATCACTTAGCAAAAGATAGAGATAGAATGTTATCAATAATATTAGTTTTTGCCCCTATATTTTTATCTTTAGTAATATTAGGTGGAAATAAAATACTAAAAAGAGGGTTTATGCCTGTTAAAGTAATTTCAGATACAGCTTTAGATATTACCGAAAGTCAGGATTTTTCTAAACGTATAGAACTTGAAGAGGGAAGTGATGAAATACATAAAATGGCTGATACATTTAACACCATGTTAGAATCACTTGAAAGTTCATATTTAAGAGAAAAACAATTTAACTCAAATGTTTCTCATGAATTAAAAACTCCCATAAGTGTTATACTTGCAGAAAGCTCTTATTCTCTAGAACATGCTGATAATATTGAAGAAGCTAAAGAATCTTTTGAAGTAATAAAGAGACAATCTAAAAAAATGTCAGAGCTTATTACTCAAATTATGATGTTATCTAAGATAGAAAATACTACTACTTTAGAATTAATGGATATTAATTTATCTTATTTAATTGATAATATGTTAGCAGATAACTTGATAATCTTTGAGGATAAAGGAATTAAACTTTCTAAAAATATACAAAAGAATATTATAATAAGTGGAGATAAGATTATGCTTGAGAGAATGATAGATAACTTAATAAGTAACGCTCTTAAGTTTACTAGAAACACTATAGGTGTAAGTCTTACATCTAAAAATGGTAAAGTATATTTTGAAGTTAATGATAATGGTGAAGGAATAGAAGAAAAAAATCTTGTTAATATATTTAATAGATTCTATCAAATAAATGAATCTAGAAACAAAAGTAAAAATCAAGGATCAGGACTTGGATTATCTTTAGTACAAGAAATAGTTAAATTACATAATGGGGAAATTTCTGTAGAAAGTAATCCTAATGTAGCTACTAAATTTACAGTAATATTTAAAAAATAG
- a CDS encoding response regulator transcription factor: MKILLVEDEIDLNNIVNKYLKKNGYTVDSVFDGEEALFHLSEATYDLVILDVMLPKLNGFEVLERMRSKNNKTPVLMLTARVSIDDKVKGLDLGADDYLAKPFDFEELNARVRAIIRRKYDNVSSELKIHDLILDTTKKTVTRNGINIDLTGKEYEVLEYLMQSKDRIVSRDQIKNHVWDFYYEGSSNVIDVLIKNIRKKIDLEGSKQIIYTKKGLGYVVKEDEN; encoded by the coding sequence ATGAAGATACTTTTAGTTGAAGATGAAATAGATTTAAATAATATAGTAAATAAATATTTAAAGAAAAATGGATATACTGTTGATTCTGTTTTTGATGGTGAAGAGGCCTTATTTCATTTAAGTGAAGCTACATATGATTTAGTAATATTAGATGTTATGTTACCTAAATTAAATGGATTTGAAGTGCTTGAAAGAATGAGAAGTAAGAATAATAAGACTCCTGTGTTAATGCTTACAGCAAGAGTAAGTATAGATGATAAAGTTAAAGGTCTAGATTTAGGTGCTGATGATTATTTAGCCAAGCCTTTTGACTTTGAAGAATTAAATGCAAGAGTTAGAGCAATAATTAGAAGAAAATACGATAATGTATCATCAGAGTTAAAAATACATGACTTAATTTTAGATACAACTAAAAAAACTGTTACTAGAAATGGTATTAATATTGATCTTACTGGTAAAGAATATGAAGTACTTGAGTATTTAATGCAAAGTAAGGATAGAATAGTAAGTAGAGATCAAATAAAAAATCATGTTTGGGATTTTTATTATGAAGGTAGTTCTAATGTTATAGATGTATTAATAAAAAATATTAGAAAAAAAATAGATTTAGAAGGTTCAAAACAAATTATTTATACTAAGAAGGGATTAGGATATGTGGTTAAAGAAGATGAAAACTAA
- a CDS encoding PepSY domain-containing protein yields MKKGILIFCTIFSLISFSNVKKEVEFSKDEAINKAISYSRKGSLSSIELDYVKNNPVWDVEIIDGNTKREYKIDAITGKVLSTKVDYEKKVLDSEADILSVNEIKKIVAKHTKNPKYTEISLDKEYGRKVYDIEVIDGNVEISFVIDAHTGEILEIEKD; encoded by the coding sequence GTGAAAAAAGGTATATTAATTTTCTGTACAATATTTAGTTTAATTAGTTTTAGTAATGTAAAAAAAGAAGTCGAATTTTCTAAAGATGAAGCTATAAATAAAGCTATTTCATACAGTAGAAAAGGATCATTAAGCTCTATTGAACTTGATTATGTTAAAAATAATCCAGTTTGGGATGTTGAAATTATAGATGGTAATACTAAGAGAGAATACAAAATTGATGCTATTACAGGTAAAGTACTTTCAACTAAAGTGGATTATGAAAAAAAAGTATTAGATTCTGAAGCTGATATTTTAAGTGTAAATGAGATTAAAAAAATTGTTGCAAAACATACAAAAAATCCTAAATACACTGAAATTTCATTAGACAAAGAATATGGTAGAAAAGTTTATGATATAGAAGTAATAGACGGAAACGTTGAAATTTCATTTGTTATAGACGCACACACAGGAGAAATATTAGAAATTGAAAAAGATTAG